The following are from one region of the Juglans regia cultivar Chandler chromosome 10, Walnut 2.0, whole genome shotgun sequence genome:
- the LOC108981951 gene encoding glycine-rich protein 5-like — MAVIRWCAMLVLVLAIVQTSNAARTAPSSNGGSGLDDQKNFISYGGVGGYSGLGNDGLPFGGVGVAVGMGGGLGGGLGGMGGFGGAGAGGVGGVPGVGVGVPINP, encoded by the coding sequence ATGGCAGTTATTAGGTGGTGTGCAATGCTGGTTCTTGTTCTAGCTATAGTTCAGACTAGTAATGCAGCAAGAACTGCGCCCAGCAGCAATGGTGGCAGCGGCCTCGACGACCAAAAGAACTTTATTTCATACGGCGGAGTTGGCGGCTATTCTGGGCTCGGCAACGATGGACTCCCCTTTGGCGGAGTGGGTGTAGCTGTTGGCATGGGTGGTGGGCTCGGCGGCGGACTCGGTGGAATGGGTGGCTTCGGTGGTGCTGGTGCGGGTGGTGTTGGCGGTGTGCCTGGTGTTGGAGTTGGGGTTCCAATTAATCCTTGA